From a single Brassica napus cultivar Da-Ae chromosome C9, Da-Ae, whole genome shotgun sequence genomic region:
- the LOC106368855 gene encoding hsp70-Hsp90 organizing protein 2 isoform X2: MADEAKAKGNAAFSSGDFTSAVNHFTDAINLSPTNHVLFSNRSAAHASLHQYQEALSDAKKTVELKPDWAKGYSRLGAAHVGLNQFGEAADAYSKGLEIDPSNEALKSGLADASSRSRAAAPQNNPFGDAFKGPEMWAKLSADPSTRGFLKQPDFVNMMQEIQRSPSNLNLYLKDQRVMQSLGVLLNVQIRTQAGDEAEAMEEDEMVVNEPEVEKKPEPEPEVAEEKERKEKALKEKEMGNAAYKKKDFENAIKHYSTAMEIDDEDISYITNRAAVHLEMGNYDECIKDCDKAVERGRELRSDYKMVAKALTRKGTALGKMAKVSNDYEPVIETYQKALTEHRNPDTLKRLNEAERAKKELEQQEYFDPAIGDAEREKGNEFFKEQKYPDAVKHYTEAIKRNPKDPRAYSNRAACYTKLGAMPEGLKDAEKCIELDPTFSKGYSRKGAVQFFMKEYDNAMETYQEGLKHDPNNQELLDGVRRCVQQINKANRGDLTPEELKERQAKGMQDPEIQNILTDPVMSQVLSDLQENPAAAQKHMQNPMIMNKIQKLISSGIVQMK; the protein is encoded by the exons ATGGCCGACGAAGCTAAAGCCAAAGGCAACGCAGCTTTCTCCTCAGGCGACTTCACCTCCGCCGTCAACCACTTCACCGACGCAATCAACCTATCTCCAACCAACCACGTCCTCTTCTCCAACCGCTCCGCCGCCCACGCCTCCCTTCACCAATACCAAGAAGCTCTCTCCGACGCCAAGAAGACCGTCGAACTCAAACCAGACTGGGCCAAGGGCTACAGCCGCCTCGGCGCTGCTCACGTGGGGCTGAACCAGTTCGGAGAAGCGGCCGATGCTTATTCCAAGGGGCTCGAGATCGATCCGAGCAACGAGGCGTTGAAGTCAGGCTTAGCAGACGCGTCGTCGAGGTCACGCGCCGCCGCGCCTCAGAATAATCCGTTTGGGGATGCTTTCAAAGGCCCCGAGATGTGGGCGAAGCTGAGCGCTGACCCGTCGACGAGAGGGTTTCTGAAGCAGCCTGACTTTGTTAACATGATGCAGGAGATACAGAGGAGCCCTAGCAATCTCAATCTCTACTTGAAAGACCAGAGGGTGATGCAGTCTCTTGGCGTTTTGTTGAATGTTCAGATCAGGACTCAGGCTGGTGATGAGGCTGAGGCTATGGAGGAGGATGAGATGGTTGTGAATGAGCCTGAGGTTGAGAAGAAGCCTGAGCCTGAGCCGGAGGTTGCAgaggagaaggagaggaagGAGAAGGCTTTGAAGGAGAAAGAGATGGGGAATGCTGCCTACAAGAAGAAGGATTTTGAAAATGCTATCAAGCATTACTCCACAGCTATGGAGATTGATGATGAAGACATCTCTTACATCACGAACCGTGCTGCTGTTCATCTCGAGATGGGAAAT TATGATGAGTGCATCAAGGATTGTGATAAGGCGGTTGAGAGAGGTAGAGAGCTTAGGTCAGATTACAAGATGGTAGCTAAAGCTTTGACTAGGAAAGGAACTGCTCTCGGGAAGATGGCTAAAGTCTCTAACGACTATGAACCTGTCATCGAGACTTACCAGAAGGCTCTTACGGAGCACCGTAACCCAGACACGTTGAAGAGGTTGAATGAGGCAGAGagagccaagaaagagttggAGCAGCAGGAGTATTTTGATCCAGCTATTGGTGATGCCGAGCGTGAGAAAG GTAATGAGTTCTTCAAGGAGCAGAAGTATCCTGATGCTGTGAAGCATTATACCGAAGCTATCAAAAGGAATCCAAAAGATCCGAGA GCGTATAGCAACCGAGCTGCATGTTACACAAAACTGGGGGCAATGCCAGAAGGATTGAAGGATGCAGAGAAATGTATCGAGCTCGATCCAACATTCTCAAAGGGATACAGCAGAAAAGGTGCGGTCCAGTTCTTCATGAAGGAGTATGACAACGCAATGGAAACGTACCAGGAGGGTCTCAAACATGATCCTAACAATCAGGAGCTTCTTGACGGTGTTAGAAG ATGTGTACAACAGATCAACAAGGCAAACCGTGGTGACCTTACTCCCGAAGAGTTGAAAGAAAGACAG GCTAAGGGAATGCAAGACCCGGAGATCCAGAACATTCTCACAGATCCTGTAATGAGTCAG
- the LOC106368855 gene encoding hsp70-Hsp90 organizing protein 2 isoform X1, with amino-acid sequence MADEAKAKGNAAFSSGDFTSAVNHFTDAINLSPTNHVLFSNRSAAHASLHQYQEALSDAKKTVELKPDWAKGYSRLGAAHVGLNQFGEAADAYSKGLEIDPSNEALKSGLADASSRSRAAAPQNNPFGDAFKGPEMWAKLSADPSTRGFLKQPDFVNMMQEIQRSPSNLNLYLKDQRVMQSLGVLLNVQIRTQAGDEAEAMEEDEMVVNEPEVEKKPEPEPEVAEEKERKEKALKEKEMGNAAYKKKDFENAIKHYSTAMEIDDEDISYITNRAAVHLEMGNYDECIKDCDKAVERGRELRSDYKMVAKALTRKGTALGKMAKVSNDYEPVIETYQKALTEHRNPDTLKRLNEAERAKKELEQQEYFDPAIGDAEREKGNEFFKEQKYPDAVKHYTEAIKRNPKDPRAYSNRAACYTKLGAMPEGLKDAEKCIELDPTFSKGYSRKGAVQFFMKEYDNAMETYQEGLKHDPNNQELLDGVRRCVQQINKANRGDLTPEELKERQAKGMQDPEIQNILTDPVMSQVLSDLQENPAAAQKHMQNPMIMNKIQKLISSGIVQMK; translated from the exons ATGGCCGACGAAGCTAAAGCCAAAGGCAACGCAGCTTTCTCCTCAGGCGACTTCACCTCCGCCGTCAACCACTTCACCGACGCAATCAACCTATCTCCAACCAACCACGTCCTCTTCTCCAACCGCTCCGCCGCCCACGCCTCCCTTCACCAATACCAAGAAGCTCTCTCCGACGCCAAGAAGACCGTCGAACTCAAACCAGACTGGGCCAAGGGCTACAGCCGCCTCGGCGCTGCTCACGTGGGGCTGAACCAGTTCGGAGAAGCGGCCGATGCTTATTCCAAGGGGCTCGAGATCGATCCGAGCAACGAGGCGTTGAAGTCAGGCTTAGCAGACGCGTCGTCGAGGTCACGCGCCGCCGCGCCTCAGAATAATCCGTTTGGGGATGCTTTCAAAGGCCCCGAGATGTGGGCGAAGCTGAGCGCTGACCCGTCGACGAGAGGGTTTCTGAAGCAGCCTGACTTTGTTAACATGATGCAGGAGATACAGAGGAGCCCTAGCAATCTCAATCTCTACTTGAAAGACCAGAGGGTGATGCAGTCTCTTGGCGTTTTGTTGAATGTTCAGATCAGGACTCAGGCTGGTGATGAGGCTGAGGCTATGGAGGAGGATGAGATGGTTGTGAATGAGCCTGAGGTTGAGAAGAAGCCTGAGCCTGAGCCGGAGGTTGCAgaggagaaggagaggaagGAGAAGGCTTTGAAGGAGAAAGAGATGGGGAATGCTGCCTACAAGAAGAAGGATTTTGAAAATGCTATCAAGCATTACTCCACAGCTATGGAGATTGATGATGAAGACATCTCTTACATCACGAACCGTGCTGCTGTTCATCTCGAGATGGGAAAT TATGATGAGTGCATCAAGGATTGTGATAAGGCGGTTGAGAGAGGTAGAGAGCTTAGGTCAGATTACAAGATGGTAGCTAAAGCTTTGACTAGGAAAGGAACTGCTCTCGGGAAGATGGCTAAAGTCTCTAACGACTATGAACCTGTCATCGAGACTTACCAGAAGGCTCTTACGGAGCACCGTAACCCAGACACGTTGAAGAGGTTGAATGAGGCAGAGagagccaagaaagagttggAGCAGCAGGAGTATTTTGATCCAGCTATTGGTGATGCCGAGCGTGAGAAAG GTAATGAGTTCTTCAAGGAGCAGAAGTATCCTGATGCTGTGAAGCATTATACCGAAGCTATCAAAAGGAATCCAAAAGATCCGAGA GCGTATAGCAACCGAGCTGCATGTTACACAAAACTGGGGGCAATGCCAGAAGGATTGAAGGATGCAGAGAAATGTATCGAGCTCGATCCAACATTCTCAAAGGGATACAGCAGAAAAGGTGCGGTCCAGTTCTTCATGAAGGAGTATGACAACGCAATGGAAACGTACCAGGAGGGTCTCAAACATGATCCTAACAATCAGGAGCTTCTTGACGGTGTTAGAAG ATGTGTACAACAGATCAACAAGGCAAACCGTGGTGACCTTACTCCCGAAGAGTTGAAAGAAAGACAG GCTAAGGGAATGCAAGACCCGGAGATCCAGAACATTCTCACAGATCCTGTAATGAGTCAG GTTCTGTCTGATCTCCAGGAAAACCCAGCAGCAGCACAAAAACACATGCAGAACCCGATGATTATGAACAAAATCCAAAAGCTTATCAGCTCAGGAATCGTCCAGATGAAGTAA